A genome region from Streptomyces antimycoticus includes the following:
- a CDS encoding S1 family peptidase has product MGAEMGITADETSSGGTWRVRIRSSAGGVLGAGILLGSETVLTCAHVIPDDGLPVPATEVLVDLVEVPDAAPVPARVADGCWVPQRSDGCGDVALLRLSRPQPAKHAAPLYRLPPVLGRPVWMGGFPKGLDNGHYLRAKTAGRVGPRAEWVGLDPKSPRDVVRKGFSGAGVEDEATRHVIGMVVSRYDDPVGVPSAKRLSVSYMIPVETIVRHLPVVHRWLRGDPGVDRPLVSQLTTGVQDIGFAQRLAVWLRREPLTGRPDIADVETVVIEDDDHARYEALSRAITLADRELSGGGPDEAVSAAPHGTVPPLGSVDLAIDVTGRTDTEVALRVADRMDLRSPGDTSPLSRVRANAVPLTIVAVGVDRARDPEALVGFMKLLADRGGRLMLVFRDPHSRGLRLAERLFRPEAARIDGWLDELAGRVALAADREHEAAERGARRSSLSDAEDATALRINLTRLRSDPELRSHRIVAKLAAFEHTVRTVAERAEETLRVIEAQQPAVQELKWQLVSYTAMLGSKAESERAELIPLHRAAVRLLATVPCDLPEARRAVDRFVAAVHTPPEAEAP; this is encoded by the coding sequence ATGGGGGCGGAAATGGGCATTACCGCCGATGAGACCTCCAGCGGGGGCACTTGGCGGGTAAGGATCCGGAGTTCGGCCGGTGGCGTCCTGGGCGCCGGAATCCTTCTGGGCAGCGAGACGGTGCTGACGTGCGCCCATGTGATCCCCGACGACGGGCTCCCGGTGCCCGCCACCGAGGTGCTGGTCGACCTGGTCGAGGTGCCCGACGCCGCACCGGTCCCCGCGCGCGTCGCCGACGGCTGCTGGGTGCCCCAGCGCTCCGACGGATGCGGCGATGTGGCGCTGCTGCGGCTGAGCCGGCCGCAGCCCGCCAAGCACGCCGCGCCGCTCTACCGGCTGCCGCCGGTGCTCGGCCGCCCGGTGTGGATGGGCGGCTTCCCCAAGGGGCTCGACAACGGCCACTATCTGCGCGCGAAGACCGCCGGGCGGGTCGGCCCCCGGGCGGAGTGGGTGGGGCTCGACCCCAAGTCGCCCCGGGATGTGGTCCGTAAGGGCTTCAGCGGCGCCGGGGTGGAGGACGAGGCGACCCGGCATGTGATCGGCATGGTCGTCAGCCGGTACGACGACCCCGTCGGCGTCCCCTCCGCCAAGCGCCTCAGCGTCTCCTACATGATCCCGGTGGAGACGATCGTGCGCCATCTGCCGGTGGTCCACCGCTGGTTACGGGGCGACCCCGGGGTGGACCGGCCGCTGGTCTCCCAGTTGACCACCGGCGTCCAGGACATCGGCTTCGCCCAGCGGCTCGCCGTATGGCTGCGCCGGGAGCCCCTCACCGGACGCCCGGACATCGCGGACGTGGAGACCGTGGTCATCGAGGACGACGACCACGCGCGGTACGAGGCGCTCAGCCGCGCCATCACGCTCGCCGACCGCGAGTTGTCGGGCGGCGGCCCGGACGAGGCGGTCTCCGCCGCGCCGCACGGCACCGTACCGCCGCTGGGCAGTGTGGACCTGGCCATCGACGTCACCGGGCGCACCGACACCGAGGTCGCGCTGCGGGTCGCGGACCGGATGGATCTGCGCTCGCCCGGCGACACCTCCCCGCTCAGCCGGGTCCGGGCCAACGCGGTGCCGCTCACCATCGTGGCCGTCGGCGTGGACCGCGCCCGCGATCCGGAGGCGCTGGTCGGCTTCATGAAGCTGCTCGCCGACCGGGGCGGCCGGCTGATGCTGGTCTTCCGCGATCCCCACTCGCGCGGACTGCGCCTGGCCGAGCGGCTGTTCCGACCCGAGGCGGCGCGGATCGACGGCTGGCTGGACGAGCTCGCCGGGCGGGTGGCCCTCGCCGCCGACCGCGAGCACGAGGCGGCCGAGCGCGGGGCGCGCCGCTCGTCCCTGTCGGACGCCGAGGACGCGACGGCCTTACGGATCAATTTGACCCGGCTGCGCTCCGACCCCGAGCTGCGCTCCCATCGCATCGTGGCCAAGCTGGCCGCGTTCGAGCACACGGTCCGGACGGTCGCCGAGCGGGCCGAGGAGACACTGCGGGTGATCGAGGCCCAGCAGCCCGCGGTCCAGGAGCTGAAGTGGCAGTTGGTGTCGTACACGGCGATGCTCGGGAGCAAGGCCGAATCCGAGCGGGCGGAGCTGATTCCGCTGCACCGCGCCGCGGTGCGGCTGCTGGCCACGGTGCCCTGTGATCTACCGGAAGCCCGCCGCGCCGTCGACCGGTTCGTGGCCGCCGTGCACACACCGCCGGAGGCGGAGGCGCCATGA
- a CDS encoding IPT/TIG domain-containing protein, which yields MISSVAPAAGSPGGGTLVTLTGSNFIQPSAVRFGPILATFTVVSATQITAVAPPGNGTVQITVTTQGGTSNGVAYSYAGAPALTGISPTTGPASGGTVVTLTGTNLLGATAVRFGAANATSFTVVSATQISAVAPPGSGTVQVTVTGPGGTSNGLAYSYVAVPVVSGVSPGQGPAAGAIRSR from the coding sequence GTGATCAGTTCCGTCGCTCCCGCCGCCGGTTCTCCCGGCGGCGGGACCCTGGTCACCCTGACCGGGAGCAACTTCATCCAGCCGTCGGCGGTCCGCTTCGGCCCGATCCTGGCCACGTTCACCGTCGTCTCCGCGACGCAGATCACGGCGGTGGCGCCGCCGGGGAACGGCACCGTGCAGATCACGGTCACCACGCAGGGCGGCACCAGCAACGGGGTGGCGTACAGCTACGCCGGCGCCCCCGCTCTCACCGGGATCTCCCCCACGACGGGCCCCGCCTCCGGCGGCACGGTCGTCACCCTGACCGGCACCAACCTTCTCGGCGCGACGGCGGTACGGTTCGGGGCCGCCAATGCCACGTCGTTCACGGTCGTCTCCGCCACGCAGATCTCGGCGGTGGCGCCGCCGGGCAGTGGGACTGTGCAGGTCACGGTGACGGGGCCGGGTGGGACGAGCAATGGGCTGGCGTACAGCTATGTGGCGGTGCCGGTGGTGTCGGGGGTGTCTCCGGGGCAGGGTCCGGCGGCTGGGGCAATACGGTCACGTTGA
- a CDS encoding IPT/TIG domain-containing protein → MPISPSQGSSAGGQTVVITGTNLAGATAVRFGGKLATITANNATSVTVTTPSGNGVVPVTVTTPGGTSNPLNFYYIGAPFKSALSTSAGPLAGGNTVTINGTGLSTATAVNFGGTAATPTIVSDSQITAVVPAGAAAGAVGVSVTTAGGSNNGFSYTYVDTPTVTGFTPTSGPPSGGTAVTITGTNLSTTQSVTFGGVAASFNVISDTSLSAVSPPTADGQPGPADIAVTNLAGSVTAATPFQYVAGPGI, encoded by the coding sequence ATGCCCATCTCACCCAGTCAGGGATCGTCCGCCGGCGGACAGACCGTCGTCATCACCGGCACCAACCTCGCCGGTGCCACGGCCGTGCGCTTCGGCGGCAAACTGGCCACCATCACGGCCAACAACGCCACCAGCGTGACGGTCACCACGCCCTCCGGCAACGGGGTCGTGCCGGTGACCGTGACCACGCCGGGCGGCACCAGCAATCCGCTGAACTTCTACTACATCGGCGCACCTTTCAAGTCCGCGTTGAGCACCAGCGCCGGGCCGCTCGCCGGCGGCAACACCGTCACCATCAACGGCACCGGACTGTCCACCGCCACCGCCGTGAACTTCGGCGGCACCGCCGCGACGCCGACCATCGTCTCCGACAGCCAGATCACCGCGGTCGTACCGGCCGGTGCCGCGGCCGGGGCGGTCGGGGTGAGCGTCACCACCGCGGGCGGCAGCAACAACGGCTTCTCCTACACCTATGTGGACACGCCGACGGTCACCGGCTTCACGCCCACCTCGGGCCCGCCCTCCGGCGGCACCGCGGTGACCATCACCGGCACCAACCTGTCCACCACCCAGTCGGTGACCTTCGGCGGTGTCGCGGCGTCGTTCAACGTCATCAGCGACACCAGCCTGTCCGCGGTCTCGCCGCCCACCGCGGACGGACAGCCCGGCCCCGCCGACATCGCGGTCACCAACCTGGCGGGCAGCGTCACCGCCGCGACCCCGTTCCAGTACGTGGCCGGCCCCGGCATCTGA
- a CDS encoding IPT/TIG domain-containing protein, whose translation MRFGSTSASFTVVSDTQISAVAPPGSGTVQVTVTGPGGTGSGAAYSYVSAPVPVLTSVSPGQGPVGGGNTVTLTGSALTGVTGVTFGSTPATSFTVVSATQITAVAPPGATGPVQITVTGPGGTSNGVTYFYVGVPTLTGAAPALGPVSGDNIVTLTGTNLLGATAVRFGSTPALSFTVVSATQISAVAPPGSGTVQITAATPGGTSNGVPYTYVAVPVLTSLSPTQGPLNTGTTVTLFGSGLTTTSTVLFDTTPTSFTVVSDTWVTAIAPSGAAGPVNVRVTTPGGTSNSLVYTRVGAPGI comes from the coding sequence GTGCGTTTTGGTTCGACGTCCGCCTCGTTCACGGTCGTCTCCGACACGCAGATCTCGGCGGTGGCGCCGCCGGGCAGTGGGACCGTGCAGGTCACGGTGACGGGCCCGGGCGGAACGGGCAGTGGCGCGGCGTACAGCTATGTGTCGGCGCCCGTGCCCGTGCTCACCTCCGTGTCCCCGGGCCAGGGGCCCGTCGGTGGCGGCAACACCGTGACGCTTACCGGTAGCGCCCTTACGGGCGTCACCGGCGTCACCTTCGGCTCCACGCCCGCCACGTCGTTCACCGTCGTCTCGGCCACCCAGATCACCGCGGTCGCTCCGCCGGGGGCCACCGGGCCGGTGCAGATCACGGTGACCGGGCCGGGCGGGACCAGCAACGGGGTGACGTACTTCTACGTCGGCGTCCCCACCCTCACCGGCGCCGCACCCGCCCTGGGCCCCGTCTCCGGCGACAACATCGTGACCCTCACCGGCACCAATCTCCTCGGTGCGACGGCGGTGCGCTTCGGTTCGACGCCCGCCCTGTCGTTCACGGTGGTGTCGGCCACGCAGATCTCGGCGGTGGCGCCGCCGGGCAGCGGCACCGTGCAGATCACGGCGGCGACGCCCGGCGGCACCAGCAACGGCGTCCCGTACACCTATGTCGCCGTTCCCGTCCTCACCAGCCTGTCGCCGACCCAGGGGCCGCTCAACACCGGGACCACCGTCACGCTCTTCGGCAGCGGTCTCACCACGACCAGCACGGTGCTGTTCGACACCACGCCCACCTCCTTCACCGTCGTCTCGGACACCTGGGTGACCGCCATCGCCCCGTCCGGGGCCGCCGGTCCGGTGAATGTGCGGGTCACCACGCCCGGCGGCACCAGCAACAGCCTCGTCTACACCCGGGTGGGGGCGCCCGGAATCTAG